One window of Rubrivirga sp. SAORIC476 genomic DNA carries:
- the mnmA gene encoding tRNA 2-thiouridine(34) synthase MnmA has protein sequence MSRHGRVLVAMSGGVDSSVTAGLLHEAGYEVVGVTMKTWDYETSLGGSGVSRATSGCCSLDDMNDARAVAVRLGASHTVVDIRAEFGDWVIDRFQTDYLAGRTPNPCVLCNTHIKWAALLKRADALGCEHIATGHYANVREHEGRWTVSRGLDASKDQSYVLWGVAQAHLARTLFPLGGLAKTEIRRMAADMGMAHVAGKKDSYEICFVPNDDYRGFLRRRVPASAELSGGPFVHSEMGEVVGRHEGYPFYTVGQRKLGIALGEPVYVIRIEPETNTVVVGPRSALASQTLTARGVVWGKWDGLNAEATLHGQIRHRDPGLAALVRQTAPDAFEAVFEAPRDAIAPGQAAVVYDGDDVVAGGWIDRTRSPEVAAEADDFIALPTL, from the coding sequence ATGAGCCGCCACGGTCGCGTGCTCGTCGCCATGAGCGGCGGCGTCGACTCCTCCGTCACAGCCGGTCTCCTCCACGAGGCCGGGTACGAGGTCGTGGGCGTGACCATGAAGACGTGGGACTACGAGACGTCGCTGGGCGGCTCCGGCGTGTCCCGCGCAACCTCGGGCTGCTGCTCGCTGGACGACATGAACGACGCCCGCGCCGTCGCCGTCCGCCTGGGGGCCAGCCACACCGTCGTCGACATCCGGGCGGAGTTCGGGGACTGGGTCATCGACCGGTTCCAGACCGACTACCTCGCCGGGCGGACGCCCAACCCGTGCGTGCTGTGCAACACGCACATCAAGTGGGCCGCCTTGCTGAAGCGCGCCGACGCGCTCGGCTGCGAGCACATCGCGACCGGCCACTACGCCAACGTCCGCGAGCACGAGGGGCGGTGGACCGTGAGCCGCGGCCTCGACGCCAGCAAGGACCAGTCGTACGTCCTGTGGGGCGTCGCCCAGGCCCACCTCGCGCGGACGCTCTTCCCGCTCGGCGGGCTCGCCAAGACCGAGATCCGCCGGATGGCGGCCGACATGGGGATGGCGCACGTCGCGGGCAAGAAGGACTCGTACGAGATCTGCTTCGTCCCCAACGACGACTACCGCGGCTTCCTGCGGCGCCGTGTGCCCGCCTCGGCGGAGCTGTCGGGCGGGCCGTTCGTCCACAGCGAGATGGGCGAGGTCGTGGGGCGGCACGAGGGCTACCCGTTCTATACCGTCGGCCAGCGGAAGCTGGGGATCGCCCTCGGCGAGCCGGTCTACGTGATCCGCATCGAGCCCGAGACCAACACCGTCGTCGTCGGGCCCCGGTCCGCGCTCGCGTCGCAGACGCTGACGGCGCGCGGCGTCGTCTGGGGCAAGTGGGACGGGCTGAACGCCGAGGCGACGCTCCACGGGCAGATCCGCCACCGCGACCCCGGCCTGGCGGCGCTCGTCCGGCAGACCGCGCCCGACGCCTTCGAGGCCGTCTTCGAGGCGCCCCGTGACGCCATCGCCCCCGGCCAGGCGGCCGTCGTCTACGACGGCGACGACGTGGTCGCAGGTGGCTGGATCGACCGCACCCGCTCCCCCGAGGTCGCCGCCGAGGCGGACGACTTCATCGCCCTCCCGACGCTGTGA
- a CDS encoding bifunctional 3,4-dihydroxy-2-butanone-4-phosphate synthase/GTP cyclohydrolase II yields the protein MTRFDSIPEAIEAIRNGRLVVVVDDEDRENEGDLIGAAELVTPDLVNFMAKEARGLMCVSVTRERAAALDLPMMEQANTALHDTPFTVSVDYRHGTTTGISAADRAKTIRALADPSARPTDFARPGHIFPLRAQTGGVLRRAGHTEAAVDLARLAGLRPAGVLIEIMDEDGTMARVPSLRAFADKHGLLLVTIKDLIAHRLRTETLVQQVVEVDMPTDLGDFRLAAYEEVLTGDVHLALSKGGPFSPDEPVLVRVHSQCVTGDIFGSARCDCGDQLAAAMAQIEREGKGVVLYMKQEGRGIGLLNKLRAYKLQEEGMDTVEANEALGFKMDHRDYGIGCQILRDLGLRQLRLMTNNPRKRIALSGYGLEIVERVPVEIAAGEHNERYLKTKRDRMGHLLDGLSGHDRDALSTVLGD from the coding sequence ATGACGCGCTTCGACTCCATTCCCGAGGCCATCGAGGCCATCCGCAACGGCCGCCTCGTGGTGGTCGTGGACGACGAGGATCGCGAGAACGAGGGCGACCTGATCGGCGCCGCCGAGCTCGTCACGCCCGACCTCGTCAACTTCATGGCGAAGGAGGCGCGCGGGCTGATGTGCGTCTCGGTGACCCGCGAGCGCGCCGCAGCTCTGGACCTGCCCATGATGGAGCAGGCCAACACGGCGCTCCACGACACCCCGTTCACGGTCTCCGTCGACTACCGGCACGGCACCACGACGGGCATCTCGGCGGCCGACCGTGCCAAGACGATCCGCGCCCTCGCCGACCCGAGCGCCCGGCCGACCGACTTCGCGCGGCCCGGCCACATCTTCCCGCTGCGCGCCCAGACGGGCGGCGTGTTGCGGCGCGCGGGCCACACCGAGGCCGCCGTCGATCTCGCGCGGCTGGCCGGCCTCCGCCCGGCAGGCGTCCTCATCGAGATCATGGACGAGGACGGCACCATGGCGCGCGTGCCGAGCCTCCGCGCCTTCGCCGACAAGCACGGCCTGCTGCTGGTCACCATCAAGGACCTCATCGCGCACCGCCTCCGCACCGAGACGCTCGTCCAGCAGGTCGTCGAGGTGGACATGCCGACCGACCTCGGCGACTTCCGCCTCGCGGCCTACGAGGAAGTGCTCACGGGCGACGTGCACCTCGCGCTGAGCAAGGGCGGGCCGTTCTCGCCCGATGAGCCGGTGCTGGTGCGCGTCCACAGCCAGTGCGTCACGGGCGACATCTTCGGCTCGGCGCGCTGCGACTGCGGCGACCAACTCGCGGCGGCGATGGCACAGATCGAGCGCGAGGGGAAGGGCGTCGTCCTCTACATGAAGCAGGAGGGGCGCGGCATCGGCCTGCTCAACAAGCTCCGGGCCTACAAGCTGCAGGAGGAGGGCATGGACACGGTCGAGGCCAACGAGGCGCTCGGGTTCAAGATGGACCACCGCGACTACGGCATCGGCTGTCAGATCCTGCGTGACCTCGGCCTGCGCCAGCTCCGGCTGATGACCAACAACCCGCGCAAGCGGATCGCGCTCTCGGGCTACGGCCTGGAGATCGTCGAGCGCGTGCCCGTCGAGATCGCTGCGGGCGAGCACAATGAGCGCTACCTCAAGACCAAGCGCGACCGGATGGGCCATCTCTTGGACGGGCTCTCGGGCCACGACCGGGACGCGCTCTCGACGGTGCTCGGCGACTGA
- a CDS encoding SDR family oxidoreductase → MPTYAVTGSTGHLGRLVIANLLARVPSDEIVALARTPSKGADLGVTVRTFDYDRPETLPPALEGVDRLLLISASEVGKRVPQHQAVIDAAKAAGVSLIVYTSVLHAPDSLLGLADEHRQTEAALAESGVPFALLRNGWYTENYTGSIGAAVEHGVVLGSAGDARVTPATRADYAAAAAVVLTADDPAGQTLELAGDEAFTMAEYAAEVARQSGREVAYQDLPEEDYRAALERIGLPGPVAGMIAQSDAAAGQGALYDDGRALSRLIGRPTTPLADAVAAALAA, encoded by the coding sequence ATGCCCACCTACGCCGTCACCGGCTCCACCGGCCACCTCGGCCGTCTCGTCATCGCCAATCTCCTGGCCCGCGTCCCCTCCGACGAGATCGTTGCCCTCGCCCGCACGCCGTCGAAGGGGGCAGATCTCGGAGTCACCGTCCGCACGTTCGACTACGACCGTCCAGAGACGCTGCCGCCCGCGCTGGAGGGCGTCGATCGGCTCCTGCTCATCTCGGCCAGTGAGGTTGGGAAGCGCGTCCCGCAGCACCAGGCCGTGATCGATGCGGCGAAGGCCGCGGGCGTGAGCCTGATCGTCTACACGAGTGTCCTCCACGCGCCGGACTCGCTGCTCGGGTTGGCTGACGAACACCGCCAGACCGAGGCGGCGCTGGCCGAGAGCGGCGTGCCCTTCGCGCTCCTCCGCAACGGCTGGTACACCGAGAACTACACCGGCTCCATCGGCGCTGCCGTCGAGCACGGCGTCGTGTTGGGCAGCGCGGGGGACGCCCGCGTGACGCCCGCCACCCGAGCCGACTACGCCGCTGCCGCCGCGGTCGTGCTGACGGCCGACGACCCGGCCGGGCAGACGCTGGAGCTGGCCGGCGATGAGGCGTTCACGATGGCCGAGTACGCCGCCGAAGTGGCCCGCCAGTCGGGCCGCGAGGTCGCGTACCAGGACCTGCCGGAGGAGGACTACCGGGCCGCGCTGGAGCGCATCGGACTTCCCGGGCCGGTCGCCGGCATGATCGCTCAGTCGGACGCCGCCGCCGGTCAGGGCGCACTCTACGACGACGGCCGGGCGCTCAGCCGCCTGATCGGTCGTCCGACCACGCCGCTGGCGGACGCTGTCGCCGCCGCGCTGGCCGCCTGA
- a CDS encoding ArsA family ATPase, which produces MPRVLLFTGKGGVGKTTCAAATALACASRGQRTLVLSTDPAHSLADAVDRPLGPEPRQLAPNLDAMEVDLYYSMRKYWGNMRELVRAVLRFQGADAIAAEELAALPGMGEGSALLWLDEFVRSGDYDVIVLDAAPTGETLTLLTLPQVTQWWLQKAFPLQKTAIKTVGFAVRKTTGIPLDRGYEELDKLFGKLGDVQEILQDPEVTSARLVMNPERMVIQEAKRAYTYLQLYGYGVDAAIVNRVIPADDAGGVMAKYVEAQAGYLDEIERSFAPLPTLQVPHLGEEVFGLELLAQIAEGLYADRDPAAVYHSEPSYKVENEGESYTVSLRVPGAAPGDVEAEQFGDDLVVQIANQRRNVTLPAFLAYYHLTEARVEDGWLQARFEPEA; this is translated from the coding sequence ATGCCCCGCGTTCTCCTCTTCACCGGCAAAGGTGGCGTCGGCAAGACGACCTGTGCTGCGGCCACGGCCCTCGCCTGTGCGTCGCGCGGTCAGCGCACCCTCGTCCTCTCCACCGACCCCGCCCACTCGCTCGCCGACGCCGTCGACCGGCCGCTCGGCCCCGAGCCGCGCCAGCTCGCGCCCAACCTGGACGCGATGGAGGTGGACCTGTACTACTCGATGCGCAAGTACTGGGGCAACATGCGCGAGCTGGTCCGCGCGGTGCTCCGCTTCCAGGGTGCCGATGCGATCGCGGCCGAGGAACTGGCCGCGCTGCCGGGGATGGGCGAGGGGAGCGCGCTCCTGTGGCTCGACGAGTTCGTCCGCTCCGGCGACTACGACGTGATCGTGCTCGACGCCGCGCCGACCGGCGAGACGCTCACGCTGCTCACGCTTCCGCAGGTCACCCAGTGGTGGCTCCAGAAGGCGTTCCCGTTGCAGAAGACGGCCATCAAGACCGTCGGCTTCGCGGTCCGCAAGACGACCGGCATCCCGCTCGACCGCGGCTACGAGGAGCTCGACAAGCTGTTCGGCAAGCTGGGCGACGTGCAGGAGATCCTGCAGGACCCTGAGGTCACGTCCGCCCGGCTCGTGATGAACCCGGAGCGGATGGTGATCCAGGAGGCCAAGCGGGCCTACACGTACCTCCAGCTCTACGGCTACGGCGTCGACGCGGCCATCGTGAACCGCGTCATCCCGGCCGACGACGCGGGTGGTGTGATGGCGAAGTACGTCGAGGCGCAGGCGGGCTACCTCGACGAGATCGAGCGCTCGTTCGCGCCGCTGCCGACCCTCCAGGTGCCCCACCTCGGCGAGGAGGTGTTCGGGCTGGAACTGCTGGCGCAGATCGCCGAGGGGCTCTACGCCGACCGCGACCCGGCGGCGGTCTACCACTCGGAGCCGTCGTACAAGGTCGAGAATGAGGGCGAGAGCTACACCGTCTCGCTGCGCGTCCCCGGAGCGGCGCCCGGCGACGTCGAGGCCGAGCAGTTCGGCGACGACCTCGTGGTCCAGATCGCCAACCAGCGCCGCAATGTGACGTTGCCCGCCTTCCTCGCCTACTACCACCTCACGGAGGCGCGCGTGGAGGACGGCTGGCTCCAGGCACGCTTCGAGCCCGAAGCCTAG
- the yajC gene encoding preprotein translocase subunit YajC, translating to MLTLPLAQAAAPTGGLFGNPLLLLGLLFLVMWFTMIRPQAKQAKAHRELVGGLTKGDRIVTVGGIHGTIRQVDEKTILVEVDGGTKLRIDKGKVGYTISSTDPA from the coding sequence ATGCTGACGCTCCCCCTCGCGCAGGCCGCCGCCCCGACAGGCGGCCTCTTCGGCAACCCGCTCCTCCTCCTGGGGCTGCTCTTCCTCGTGATGTGGTTCACGATGATCCGCCCGCAGGCCAAGCAGGCGAAGGCCCACCGCGAACTGGTCGGCGGCCTCACCAAGGGCGACCGCATCGTGACCGTCGGCGGCATCCACGGGACCATCCGGCAGGTCGACGAGAAGACCATCCTCGTGGAGGTCGATGGCGGCACCAAGCTGCGGATCGACAAGGGCAAGGTGGGCTACACGATCTCCTCCACCGACCCCGCCTGA
- a CDS encoding heavy metal translocating P-type ATPase yields MPPPDADTLPLHTATEADARLRGTAPSQGPDDAAAWRLEAVFVALALVGLVGGLVAEWQDWTAASWALYAVAYVFGGWFGLRAGLAALRNLTADIDLLMILAALGALAIGAPFEGAMLLFLFSLSNVLQNVAIGRSRRAIGALMELRPDAARVERDGTWVEVPVEQVAIGDVFRVLPGDRVPLDGVIVSGRSEVDQASLTGESVPVGKAEGDEVFGGTTLGGGALDVRVTKTAADSAIARVITMVEDAQAQKADTQRLIDRFEQPYALAVIGMTLAAIALPLVLWGDPFRPTFYRAMTLMVAASPCALVISTPAAVLSAIAAAARSGVLFKGGVTVEEAARVRAVAFDKTGTLTAGETRLTDAVALGGGGADALVALAAAVQARSEHHLARATVRDAEARGQSVAEAEHFVAVAGRGVEGTVAGRTVRIGNPAFFADRDVACLGDALTEVERLRAQARTAVVVTEAGPDGERAVGVLAFADVLRPSAREVVAQLKALGIEHVAMLTGDTAEVGAAMAAEAGVDAVYADLLPEAKVALIRDLEARWGGVAMVGDGVNDAPALAAATLGIAMGGAGTDVALETADVVLMADDLGKIPYLLRLSRRTRRTLAVNIAISLGAIVVMVVTILGVGLALPLAVVGHEGSTVLVSLNGLRLLGARD; encoded by the coding sequence GTGCCCCCTCCCGACGCCGACACGCTCCCCCTCCACACGGCGACCGAGGCGGACGCACGGCTACGTGGGACCGCACCGAGCCAGGGCCCCGACGACGCAGCGGCGTGGCGGCTGGAGGCCGTCTTCGTGGCCCTCGCCCTCGTCGGCCTCGTGGGCGGGCTCGTGGCCGAGTGGCAGGACTGGACCGCCGCGAGTTGGGCGCTCTACGCCGTCGCGTACGTCTTCGGCGGGTGGTTCGGGCTGCGCGCCGGGCTGGCCGCGCTCCGCAACCTGACGGCCGACATCGACCTGCTGATGATCCTGGCAGCCCTCGGCGCGCTCGCCATCGGGGCGCCCTTCGAGGGGGCAATGCTGCTGTTCCTGTTCTCGCTCTCGAACGTCCTCCAGAACGTCGCCATCGGGCGGAGCCGTCGGGCCATCGGCGCGCTGATGGAGCTCCGGCCGGACGCCGCGCGCGTCGAGCGCGACGGCACCTGGGTCGAGGTACCCGTCGAGCAGGTCGCCATCGGCGACGTGTTCCGGGTGCTGCCGGGCGACCGGGTGCCGCTCGACGGCGTGATCGTGAGCGGGCGCAGCGAGGTCGACCAGGCGTCGCTGACCGGCGAGAGCGTGCCCGTGGGCAAAGCCGAGGGCGACGAGGTGTTCGGCGGGACAACCCTCGGCGGCGGCGCGCTCGACGTGCGCGTGACCAAGACCGCCGCCGACAGCGCCATCGCCCGCGTCATCACGATGGTGGAGGACGCGCAGGCGCAGAAGGCCGACACGCAGCGCCTCATCGACCGCTTCGAGCAGCCCTACGCGCTCGCCGTGATCGGCATGACGCTCGCCGCCATCGCCCTCCCCCTCGTCCTCTGGGGCGACCCCTTCCGCCCGACCTTCTACCGCGCCATGACGCTCATGGTGGCCGCCAGCCCGTGCGCACTCGTCATCTCGACGCCCGCAGCGGTGCTGAGCGCCATCGCCGCCGCCGCCCGGAGCGGCGTCCTGTTCAAGGGTGGCGTGACGGTGGAAGAGGCCGCGCGCGTCCGCGCGGTCGCCTTCGACAAGACGGGCACGCTGACGGCGGGTGAGACGCGCCTCACCGACGCCGTCGCCCTCGGCGGTGGGGGCGCCGACGCGCTGGTTGCGCTCGCCGCCGCCGTCCAGGCCCGGAGCGAGCATCACCTCGCCCGCGCGACCGTTCGCGACGCCGAGGCGCGGGGCCAGTCGGTCGCCGAGGCCGAGCACTTCGTGGCCGTCGCCGGACGCGGCGTCGAGGGCACGGTGGCGGGGCGGACGGTCCGCATCGGCAACCCGGCCTTCTTCGCCGACCGCGACGTCGCCTGCCTCGGGGACGCGCTGACCGAGGTGGAGCGGCTCCGCGCGCAGGCACGGACGGCCGTGGTCGTGACCGAGGCCGGCCCGGACGGCGAGCGCGCCGTCGGCGTGCTGGCCTTCGCGGACGTGCTCCGCCCGAGCGCCCGCGAGGTCGTCGCCCAGTTGAAGGCGCTCGGCATCGAGCACGTCGCGATGCTCACCGGCGACACGGCCGAGGTCGGCGCTGCGATGGCCGCCGAGGCGGGCGTGGACGCGGTCTACGCGGACCTCCTCCCGGAGGCCAAGGTGGCGCTCATCCGCGACCTCGAAGCGCGCTGGGGCGGCGTCGCGATGGTGGGCGACGGCGTCAACGACGCGCCCGCGCTGGCGGCGGCCACGCTCGGCATCGCCATGGGCGGCGCCGGGACCGACGTGGCCCTGGAGACGGCCGACGTGGTTCTCATGGCCGACGACCTCGGCAAGATCCCCTACCTCCTCCGCCTCAGCCGCCGCACGCGGCGGACGCTGGCCGTCAACATTGCGATCTCGCTGGGCGCCATCGTAGTGATGGTGGTCACGATTCTGGGCGTCGGCCTGGCGTTGCCGCTCGCCGTCGTCGGGCACGAGGGGAGCACGGTCCTGGTCAGTCTCAACGGACTCCGCCTGCTTGGAGCCCGCGACTGA
- a CDS encoding RidA family protein: protein MTTQPPSRRERIKTPDAPAAIGPYCQGLLVGETLYVSGQIALDPRSGEMVTGDIEEETAQILDNVGAVLRAADMDFAHVAQVTLFLRDMDDYAVVNEVYARYFSGATPAREALEVGKLPREARVEISCIAVR, encoded by the coding sequence ATGACGACGCAGCCTCCCTCCCGCCGCGAGCGGATCAAGACCCCCGACGCCCCGGCGGCCATCGGGCCGTACTGCCAGGGCCTCCTCGTCGGCGAGACGCTCTACGTGTCGGGCCAGATCGCACTCGACCCGCGCTCCGGCGAGATGGTGACGGGCGACATCGAGGAGGAGACGGCTCAGATCCTCGACAACGTGGGCGCGGTGCTCCGGGCGGCCGACATGGACTTCGCGCACGTCGCCCAGGTGACGCTCTTCCTCCGTGACATGGACGACTATGCGGTCGTCAACGAGGTCTACGCCCGCTACTTCAGCGGAGCGACGCCGGCCCGCGAGGCGCTGGAGGTGGGCAAGCTGCCGCGCGAGGCGCGCGTCGAGATCAGCTGCATCGCGGTGCGGTAG
- a CDS encoding tail fiber domain-containing protein encodes MRVVTPVLVLLLLAAGATAQTAFSYQGALTEAGAPAEGTYDFRFQLYAGPTGGSSVATTTATGVAVADGVFATVVDFGATDWRRARWLGVEVRPSGGAYEALGPRTAVLAAPLALGLTALAIDPETAADGPNVIGGYSGNAVVSGMSSATIGGGGDPDRDGFALTNQVTGVSGTVAGGSGNTASTDAAVGGGIRNQATGRNAVVAGGSRNQATSISSTVSGGQGNVASDEITTIGGGIGNTADGLHSVIAGGHGNHAGLGIAHAAIGGGQYNTASGNGATIPGGRYNTALGDGATVGGGRGNRAEGVYATVAGGGGINEADGNTASQSYAAVAGGRSNTASGLYSTVLGGQDNRASGTLSAAAGRSAQALHDQAFVWSGGTGTSSTAVGQFLVDAPGGVGVGTNAPGGAVHVTYAGTASRPQLVLTETATTGDARLRLGNASNAAYWEIRGGGPSNGTLRLGHASGDVMALQSTGSPIVMANGASLTAGGAWTNASSLYLKHDFAPIDGDAVLATLGTLPIATWTYDAEPGVRHLGPTSQDFAAAFGLGGSDEAIATVDADGVALAALQALLARVEALEARVAAQDAEIERLRAGGE; translated from the coding sequence ATGCGCGTCGTCACTCCCGTCCTCGTCCTGCTCCTCCTCGCCGCCGGAGCGACGGCCCAGACGGCGTTCAGCTACCAGGGCGCGCTCACCGAGGCGGGCGCGCCTGCGGAGGGGACCTACGACTTCCGCTTCCAACTCTACGCCGGGCCGACCGGCGGCTCCAGCGTGGCGACCACGACCGCGACCGGCGTCGCGGTGGCCGACGGCGTGTTCGCGACCGTGGTGGACTTCGGGGCGACCGACTGGCGGCGGGCCCGGTGGCTCGGCGTGGAGGTCCGCCCGAGCGGAGGCGCCTACGAGGCGCTGGGGCCGCGGACGGCCGTCCTGGCGGCGCCGCTGGCCCTCGGCCTGACGGCCCTCGCCATCGACCCGGAGACGGCGGCCGACGGGCCGAACGTCATCGGCGGGTACTCGGGCAACGCAGTCGTCTCGGGCATGAGCAGCGCGACCATCGGCGGCGGCGGCGACCCAGACCGCGACGGCTTCGCGCTGACCAACCAGGTGACCGGCGTGAGCGGAACCGTCGCGGGCGGCTCGGGCAACACGGCCTCGACGGACGCTGCGGTGGGCGGCGGCATCCGCAACCAGGCGACGGGCCGGAACGCGGTCGTGGCGGGCGGCTCGCGCAATCAGGCGACGAGCATCTCCTCGACGGTCTCCGGCGGGCAGGGCAACGTGGCCTCGGACGAGATCACGACCATCGGCGGCGGCATCGGCAACACGGCGGACGGGCTGCACAGCGTGATCGCGGGCGGGCACGGCAACCACGCCGGGCTCGGGATCGCGCACGCGGCCATCGGCGGCGGGCAGTACAACACCGCGAGCGGCAACGGGGCGACCATCCCGGGCGGGCGCTACAACACCGCCCTCGGCGACGGCGCGACGGTCGGAGGCGGGCGCGGCAACCGAGCCGAGGGGGTGTACGCGACGGTCGCGGGCGGCGGCGGCATCAACGAGGCGGACGGCAACACGGCGAGCCAGTCGTACGCAGCGGTCGCGGGCGGGCGCTCCAACACGGCGTCGGGGCTGTACAGCACGGTCCTCGGCGGGCAGGACAACCGGGCGTCGGGCACGCTCTCCGCTGCCGCGGGACGGTCGGCGCAGGCGCTCCATGACCAAGCCTTCGTGTGGTCCGGCGGCACCGGCACGTCGTCCACCGCCGTCGGCCAGTTCCTGGTCGACGCACCGGGCGGCGTGGGCGTGGGGACCAACGCGCCCGGCGGCGCGGTCCACGTGACGTACGCGGGGACGGCCTCCCGGCCTCAGCTGGTGCTCACCGAGACGGCGACGACCGGCGACGCGCGGCTCCGGCTGGGCAACGCCTCCAATGCGGCCTACTGGGAGATCCGCGGCGGCGGCCCGAGCAACGGCACCCTCCGCCTCGGACACGCGTCGGGCGACGTGATGGCGCTCCAGTCTACCGGCAGCCCCATCGTGATGGCCAACGGCGCGTCGCTGACGGCGGGGGGCGCGTGGACGAACGCCTCCAGCCTCTACCTCAAGCACGACTTCGCGCCCATCGACGGCGACGCCGTGCTGGCGACGCTCGGCACGCTGCCGATCGCGACGTGGACGTACGATGCCGAGCCCGGCGTCCGCCACCTCGGGCCGACCTCGCAGGACTTCGCGGCGGCCTTCGGCCTGGGTGGCAGCGACGAGGCCATCGCGACCGTCGACGCCGACGGTGTGGCACTGGCGGCGCTCCAGGCGCTCCTCGCACGTGTCGAGGCGCTGGAGGCGCGCGTGGCGGCGCAGGACGCCGAGATCGAGCGGCTGCGAGCGGGGGGAGAGTAG
- the purB gene encoding adenylosuccinate lyase produces the protein MIDRYTRPAMGALWTEEAQFQAWLDVELAACWAWAEATGQIPHADVETLYENASFDVARIHEIEAETRHDVVAFTRAVSETLGEERKWVHYGLTSSDVVDTAQSLRLLRANKILREGLVRLGEVLAARAREHKHTVCVGRTHGVHAEPTTFGLKLARFYDQVQRDIERFDAAAEAVRVGKLSGAVGTFANIPPEVERLTCERLGLRAAPISTQVLPRDLHAQYLAALALIGTTIETIAVEIRHLQRSEVLEAEESFGTGQKGSSAMPHKRNPIGSENLTGMARLLRGYMVAAYEDVALWHERDISHSSVERVILPDATIALDYSLARMARIVENLTVNPDRMLENLGRTYGLVYSQRLLLMLIEAGLSREVAYDTVQPLAMQAWRERRDFRSLVEGAPGITAHLSDEQIAGAFDPAYHQTQVDTLFERVGLG, from the coding sequence GTGATCGACCGCTACACCCGCCCCGCGATGGGCGCCCTTTGGACCGAGGAGGCCCAGTTTCAGGCCTGGCTCGACGTGGAGTTGGCCGCCTGCTGGGCCTGGGCCGAGGCGACCGGCCAGATCCCGCATGCCGACGTCGAGACGCTGTATGAAAACGCGTCGTTCGACGTGGCCCGGATCCACGAGATCGAGGCCGAGACGCGGCACGACGTGGTCGCCTTCACGCGCGCCGTCTCCGAGACGCTGGGCGAGGAGCGCAAGTGGGTCCACTACGGCCTGACCTCGTCCGACGTGGTCGACACGGCCCAGTCGCTCCGGCTGCTGCGGGCCAACAAGATCCTGCGCGAGGGTCTGGTCCGCCTGGGTGAGGTGCTGGCGGCGCGGGCCCGCGAGCACAAGCACACCGTCTGCGTGGGCCGGACGCACGGCGTCCACGCCGAGCCAACGACGTTCGGGCTCAAGCTGGCGCGCTTCTACGACCAGGTGCAGCGCGACATCGAGCGGTTTGACGCCGCCGCCGAGGCCGTCCGCGTGGGCAAGCTGTCGGGCGCCGTCGGCACGTTCGCCAACATCCCACCCGAGGTGGAACGGCTGACGTGCGAGCGGCTGGGCCTGCGCGCCGCGCCCATCTCGACGCAGGTGCTCCCGCGCGACCTGCACGCCCAGTACCTCGCCGCGCTCGCGCTCATCGGGACCACCATCGAGACCATCGCTGTCGAGATCCGGCACCTCCAGCGGAGCGAGGTCCTCGAAGCCGAGGAGTCGTTCGGCACCGGCCAGAAGGGGTCGAGCGCGATGCCGCACAAGCGCAACCCCATCGGCTCGGAGAACCTGACCGGCATGGCGCGGCTGCTCCGCGGCTACATGGTGGCGGCCTACGAGGACGTGGCGCTGTGGCACGAGCGCGACATCAGCCACTCGTCGGTCGAGCGCGTCATCCTGCCGGACGCGACCATCGCGCTGGACTACTCGCTGGCGCGGATGGCGCGCATCGTCGAGAACCTGACCGTCAACCCGGACCGGATGCTCGAGAACCTGGGCCGGACCTACGGGCTCGTTTACAGCCAGCGCCTGCTGCTGATGCTGATCGAGGCGGGCCTGAGCCGCGAGGTGGCCTACGACACCGTCCAGCCGCTCGCGATGCAGGCGTGGCGCGAGCGCCGCGACTTCCGCAGCCTCGTCGAGGGCGCACCGGGCATCACGGCCCATCTCTCGGACGAGCAGATCGCTGGCGCCTTCGACCCGGCGTACCACCAGACGCAGGTGGACACCCTCTTCGAGCGCGTCGGGCTGGGCTGA